In Acaryochloris thomasi RCC1774, a genomic segment contains:
- a CDS encoding FHA domain-containing protein, producing the protein MSNIAARLEVYQGSVLVQTIHLSQGSVTLGRAPDNTVPLNDDLTVSRRHAQVVWSTDHYVLTDLSSSVGTSVNDVKLVPHQPQALVNCDRISIGTFELVFQESAVGPKQAAPNQTLNLKGRQTLSLGRDPLNDMIIDHPASSRFHAQIQKAKGDYLLEDLSSTNGTFVNGKPLSERRVLKVGDVIRIGPTHLTFNVDETLFKVNEAGNLRLDAIDLNKKISKGLNLLNNISLSIQAREFVAIAGVSGGGKSTLLDALNGFRPATSGYVLVNGTDLYKNFNAYRNEIGYVPQRDIVHMELTVEQALDFAGKLRMPADTTRAERKQRVDEVLVDLNLSARRSVPIKSLSGGQLKRVSIGVELLTKPSLFFLDEATSGLDPGTETELMQLLRKLADQGRTILLITHATENVTLCDQVVFMARGGNLAYFGPPQEATQHFEVERFNQIYRRVEHERSPEDWHQTFQNSPQHQRYVVERQQNLEQRSKPQGRRLRQQAPGANVKRVSAWRQFLILSQRNLAILGRDRINLMLMLAVAPLIGLLDLMTWRKPLFSTADGTPSLTVTMLFTTVLFAVMVGSLPAMREIVKEIDIYKRERIIGLQIIPYVLSKVWLSVVLALYQAGVFLLFKVIAVSDFPTAPNILLGMYVTLVLAFIGGMLMGLFGSAIAPNPGVAPLLVLIFLLPQIIFGGGVFPLDTFGPSGQVFNQFALTKWPFEVLVTLSDMGQDIAKDPCWIQVINEEKKLADFDDQAKQDCPCMGESIFKDCEFPGIRTSYKPVVDDPEPTEPTKPTGTDARSASVQDQYEADLDQYQEDFTEWTLEREGAISTAEGKVDGIAKKFSQTFDVNVRQHLIIFSSFLMSILGLILAVQKIKDVL; encoded by the coding sequence ATGTCGAACATAGCTGCAAGACTGGAAGTCTATCAGGGGAGCGTTTTAGTTCAAACGATTCACCTCAGTCAGGGATCTGTAACGCTGGGGCGAGCGCCGGACAACACGGTGCCACTCAATGATGATCTCACGGTTTCCCGCCGTCACGCTCAAGTTGTTTGGTCTACCGATCACTATGTTCTGACCGATCTGTCGAGTTCGGTCGGCACCTCTGTTAACGATGTCAAGCTTGTCCCCCATCAACCTCAAGCGTTGGTGAATTGCGATCGCATCTCCATCGGCACCTTTGAGCTGGTCTTTCAAGAATCCGCCGTCGGGCCAAAGCAAGCAGCCCCCAACCAAACCCTCAACCTCAAAGGTCGTCAGACTCTAAGTCTGGGGCGCGACCCGCTCAACGACATGATCATTGATCATCCCGCTTCCTCTCGCTTCCATGCCCAGATTCAAAAAGCGAAGGGAGACTATCTACTCGAAGATCTGAGCTCTACGAACGGAACTTTCGTAAACGGCAAACCCCTCTCAGAGCGGCGCGTTTTAAAGGTGGGAGATGTGATCCGCATCGGTCCGACTCATCTAACATTCAATGTTGATGAGACTCTCTTCAAGGTAAATGAGGCTGGAAATCTGCGCTTAGACGCCATCGACCTCAATAAAAAAATCAGCAAAGGACTCAATTTACTAAACAATATTTCCCTTTCGATTCAGGCCCGCGAATTTGTTGCGATCGCAGGGGTGAGCGGCGGCGGTAAATCAACGCTGCTCGACGCCCTCAACGGATTTCGCCCCGCCACCAGTGGCTATGTACTCGTCAACGGGACTGACCTCTATAAAAACTTCAACGCCTACCGAAACGAAATCGGCTACGTGCCCCAGCGGGACATTGTTCATATGGAGTTGACAGTGGAGCAGGCCCTTGATTTCGCAGGCAAACTAAGGATGCCTGCCGACACCACCCGGGCCGAACGCAAGCAGCGCGTTGATGAAGTGCTCGTTGACCTAAACTTGAGCGCGCGCCGATCGGTACCGATTAAATCTCTGAGTGGCGGACAGCTAAAGCGCGTCTCCATCGGCGTAGAGCTGCTGACCAAGCCCAGTTTATTCTTCTTAGACGAGGCAACGTCGGGTTTAGACCCAGGCACTGAAACAGAGCTGATGCAGCTTTTGCGTAAGCTGGCCGATCAGGGCCGCACTATTTTGCTGATTACCCACGCTACTGAAAACGTCACGCTTTGTGATCAGGTTGTTTTTATGGCGCGAGGGGGTAATCTTGCTTACTTTGGCCCCCCCCAGGAAGCCACCCAGCACTTTGAAGTGGAGCGGTTTAACCAAATTTATCGGCGGGTTGAACATGAGCGCTCTCCAGAAGACTGGCATCAGACCTTTCAAAACTCACCGCAGCACCAGCGATATGTGGTCGAGCGCCAGCAGAACCTAGAACAGAGGAGCAAACCCCAGGGCAGGCGACTACGACAGCAGGCACCTGGCGCAAATGTTAAGCGGGTTTCGGCTTGGAGACAGTTCCTAATCTTGTCTCAGCGGAATCTAGCGATTTTAGGACGCGATCGCATCAATCTGATGCTGATGCTGGCGGTGGCCCCACTGATCGGTCTCTTAGATTTGATGACCTGGCGCAAGCCCTTATTCAGTACCGCAGACGGTACCCCCAGCCTGACGGTAACGATGCTGTTTACCACCGTGTTGTTCGCCGTCATGGTCGGGAGCTTGCCTGCTATGCGCGAAATTGTCAAAGAAATTGATATCTATAAACGAGAGCGCATTATTGGGCTGCAGATTATCCCCTACGTCCTTTCTAAAGTTTGGCTGAGCGTTGTTTTGGCGCTTTACCAGGCCGGTGTCTTTTTGCTATTCAAGGTAATTGCCGTCTCTGACTTTCCGACAGCTCCCAATATTTTGCTTGGGATGTACGTGACGCTAGTGCTGGCCTTCATTGGTGGAATGCTCATGGGGCTATTCGGCTCAGCAATAGCTCCTAATCCGGGGGTTGCACCACTGCTAGTTCTCATCTTTTTGCTGCCGCAGATTATCTTTGGCGGTGGCGTTTTTCCTTTAGATACCTTTGGTCCCTCAGGGCAAGTGTTCAATCAATTCGCATTAACAAAATGGCCCTTTGAAGTCTTGGTGACTCTCTCTGATATGGGGCAAGATATTGCCAAAGACCCCTGCTGGATTCAGGTCATCAACGAAGAAAAAAAACTTGCTGATTTTGACGATCAGGCCAAGCAAGACTGTCCCTGCATGGGCGAGAGTATTTTCAAGGACTGTGAGTTCCCCGGCATTCGTACCTCCTATAAGCCGGTTGTCGATGACCCCGAACCCACTGAGCCAACGAAACCAACGGGCACAGATGCCCGCTCGGCTTCTGTCCAGGACCAGTATGAGGCAGATCTCGATCAGTACCAAGAAGACTTCACGGAATGGACGCTGGAGCGTGAGGGAGCCATTAGCACGGCAGAAGGTAAGGTAGACGGCATTGCCAAGAAGTTTAGTCAGACTTTTGACGTTAATGTCCGTCAACACCTGATTATCTTTAGCAGTTTTCTGATGAGCATTCTGGGACTCATTTTAGCGGTACAGAAAATCAAAGATGTCCTATAG